DNA sequence from the Streptomyces sp. CA-210063 genome:
CGGCAGCGCGAGGGCGACGATCCGCTCGGGGCCCGCACCCCGCGCGATCAGCGCGTGCGCCAGACGGTTCGCGCGCTCGTCCAGCTCGGCGTAGGTGAGTTCCTCGTCCTCGAAGATCAGCGCCACGTCGTCCGGCCGCTGCCGCACCTGCTCGGCGAACATCGCGGGCCAGGTGTCCACCGGCACCGAGTGCGCGGTGTCGTTCCAGTCGAGGACGACCTGCCGGTACTCCTCCGGACCCATCAGAGCGAGACGGGCCACCGGAGTGTCGGGCCGGGCGAGGGCGTCGGCGAGAAGGGTCCGGTAGTGGCCGAGGAGCCGCTCGATCGTCGTACCGTCGAAGAGCCCGGGGTGGTACGAAGCCCGCGCCGAGCCCTCGCCCACCTCCAGCAACACGTCCAGCGGGGCGGGCACTTCCCCGGCGGGCCGGGCGGCCGTGGCGAACGCCGTGTTGAAGAACAGGCCGCCGCCGCGTGTAGGCCGGGGCTTCAGCTCCTCGACCAGGAGACCGACCGGCACCCGGTGGGTCTCCGCCTCCTCCCACGCCTGCGTCACCCGCCGCACCAACTCGGCGAACGTGGGCTCGTGTTCGACGGACACCCGCAGCGGGAGCCCGTCATGGCCCACGGTCAGGTCCGTCGCCCCGGTGTAGCGGTGCAGCAGGGCGACGAACGCCGTGAGCCGTACGGCGTCAGGGGCGTCCGGGACATCCGACAGCGCGCGCGTGTCCCGTCGAGGGACCGACTGCGGCGGATGGGGCCGATCGGCAGGCAGTGAGATCTCCAGCGGTAGCGGTGTCAGCAACCGCCGCCAATGGGCCAGGACTTCCTCGGAACCGCACACAGCAGTAAGCCTCCCCAGCGGGTCGGGGTCCCGGCCCTGGGCCGGGGTCGCCGACATACTAAGGTAAGGGTTACCTAATTCACAGGGTGCTTATAGAGAGTTCCCGGGAGCGCGGGATGGCAATCGGCGGAAGACCTACAGTTCAACGGGCACTCGCCCTACAGTTAAGGCAAGCCTCATCAAAGGAAGTTGTGGACGTGGGGACCTCGACGGTCCGGGCGGCGAAAGGCCCCCGCGCGGTACTGCTGCTCGTGCTCTCGGGTGCGGCCCTGCTCTCGCTGTGCGCCCTGTCGATGGCGTTCGGCGCCCTGGGCGTCCCCCTCGACCAGGTCTGGCACACCCTGCTGGGCGACGCGCCGAGTTCCCGTATCGACAGCGTCATCTGGTCCGTACGGCTGCCGCGCACCGCCCTCGGCCTCGCCACCGGCGCCGCCCTCGGTCTGTCGGGCGCGCTGATGCAGGCGCTGACCCGCAACCCGCTCGCGGACCCGGGCATCCTCGGCGTCAGCGCGGGCGCGGCCTTCGCGGTCGTCCTGTCGGTCGGCGTGCTCGGTATCTCCTCCGTGTACGGGTACATCTGGTTCGCCTTCGGCGGGGCGTTCGTCGCCAGCGTCCTGGTGTACCTCCTCGGCGGTCTCGGGCGGTCCGGCTCCACGCCGGTCAAACTCGCCCTGGCCGGAGTCGCCGTGACCTCCCTGCTGTTCTCGCTGACCAGCGCCATCGCGCTGACCGACCCGGACGCCCTCAACCGCTACCGCTTCTGGAACGCGGGCTCCCTCGCCAACCAGGACGAGGAAGTCCTGTTCCGTGTCCTGCCGTTCCTGGCCGTCGGTGCGATCCTCGCCCTCGCCTGCGCCCCGGCCCTCAACAGCCTCGCCCTCGGTGACGACGTCGCGAAGTCGCTCGGGCTCAAGCTCGGCCTGGTCCGTGTCCAGGGCGTCGTCGCCATCACGCTGCTCACCGGGGGAGCGGTCGCCGTCATCGGGCCCGTCGTCTTCGTCGGCCTGGTCGTCCCGCACATCGCCCGCGTCCTCGCCCAGCTGGCCGGCATCGGCCCGGATCACCGCTGGCTGCTGCCCCTGTCCGCCGTCCTCGCGCCCTGCCTCCTCCTGGCCGCCGACATCGCCGGCCGGCTCATCGCCCGCCCGACCGAGGTCCAGGCCGGCATCCTCGTCGCCTTCATCGGCGGCCCCTTCTTCATCGCGCTGGTCCGCCGCCGCCGACTCGCGGAGCTGTGAACCATGACTTCTCGACCGTGGAGTCGCCGGCCCGTGACCCTCGCATCCGTGGAGCCGCCCGCCCATGCGCGGCTGTTCAACCGCGCGGGCCTGTGGCTTTCGGATCCGTGGAGCCGACGGTCTGTGGCTTTCGCCGTGGAGCCGGCGGCCCGTGCCTTTCCCATCCGTGGAGCCGCCGACCCAGGACGAACGTGTGGAGCCGTCGGCCCAGGAGGAGCGCGTGGAGCTGCCGGCCCAGGACGACCGAACGCGTGGAGCTGCGAGCCGATGACGAATGAACGCGCGGAGCCGTGCGCCAATGAACGACCGAAGCGTGGAGCCGTGAGCCGATGACGACCGAACTCGCGCCCGGGGCAAGGGACTCCGCCTCTCGGGCCCCGAGCCGGACAGCCGCCCGGATCACCTTCCGGCTGCCCGCCCCGCCCGTCTCCGGCGTCGTACGGCCCCGGCTGCTCACCGTCTGTCTGCTCCTGGCGGCCGCCGCCTTCCTGGCGTTCTCCGTGGAGACCTCCGTCGGGGACATCGACCTCCCGCTCACCGACGTCATGAAGGCCCTGGTCGGCACGGGCGACCCCGCCACCGAGCTGATCGTCCACGAACTGCGTCTGCCGCGCGCCCTGGCCGGGCTGCTCGTCGGCATCGCGTTCGGCATCTCCGGTGCCCTCCTCCAGACCGTCACCCTCAACCCGCTGGCCAGCCCCGACATGATCGGCATCACCCAGGGCGCCGGCACGGCGGTCGTCGCCGGGATCGTCCTCGGCTGGGACGGGGGCCTGGGCACCCAGGCGCTGGGCCTGCTCGGCGCGCTGGTCGCCGGGCTGCTGGTGTACGTCCTGGCCTGGAAGCGCGGTACGACCGGCTACCGGATCGTCCTCGTGGGTATCGGTGTCGCCTGGATCTGCACCAGCATCACCGACTACCTCATGGCCCGCGGCCAGCGCTTCCAGGCACAGGCCGCCCTCGGCTGGCTCGTCGGGAACCTCAACGGCCGCACCTGGGAACAGATCGGCCCGCTCGCCCTCACCATGGCCGCGCTGGTGCCCCTGGCGATCCTGCTCGGGCGGCAGATCCGCACCCTGCAACTCGGGGACGACGTCGCGCGGGGCCTGGGCACCCGCGTGCAGGTCGTCCGGGTGGCCGTCCTGCTCGTCGCCGTGGGACTGGTGGCCTTCGGTACGGCCACCGCCGGGCCGGTCGCCTTCGTGGCGCTCGCCGCCCCCCAGGTCGCCCAGCGGCTGGCCGGCACCCCCTTCCCACCGCCCGTCGCGGCGGGGCTCACGGGCGCCGTCATGGTGCTCGTGTCCGACCTCGCCGCCCGGAAGGTCGTCCCGGACACGGAACTCCCGGTCGGGGTCGTCACCGGTGTGCTCGGCGCACCCGTACTGCTGTGGCTGCTCATCCGCGCCAACCGCGCCGGTTCAGGAGGCTGAAAACGTGTCATCGAAGTTCGAACCGGCCACGAAGCGGGACGACCGCGCCGACGGCGGCGTCGGTAATCGCTCAGCCGACCGTTCAGCCGACCGCCCGGACGACCGCTCAGCCGACCGCCCGGACGGTCCCGTCGACGGCCCCGACCTGCGCGCCGAGGGCCTGCGCCTGGCCTACGACGACCGGATCGTGGTCGAGGACCTCGACCTGGTGATCCCCACCGGCCGCGTCACCGCCATCGTCGGCGCCAACGCCTGCGGCAAGTCCACCCTGCTGCGCGCCCTGGCCCGCCTGCTGACCCCCAAGGCGGGCGCCGTCCACCTCGACGGCCGCTCGGTGCACTCCATCCCCACCCGTACCCTCGCCCAGAAGCTCGGCATCCTCCCGCAGACACCCGTCGCCCCCGAGGGGCTGACCGTCATCGACCTGGTGGGGCGCGGCCGTTCACCGCACCAGACCTGGTGGCGGCAGTGGTCGCAGAGCGACGAGGAGGCCGTGCACGAGGCGCTCAGAGCCACCGCCATGACCGACCTCGCCCACCGAGCCGTCGACGAACTCTCCGGCGGACAGCGCCAGCGCGCCTGGATCGCCATGGCCGTCGCCCAGGGCACCCCGGTGATGCTCCTCGACGAGCCGACGACGTATCTCGACCTCGCCCACCAGATCGACGTCCTCGACCTGGTCACCGACCTCAACCGGCACCAGGGCCGCACCGTCGTCATGGTGCTGCACGACCTCAACCAGGCCTGCCGGTACGCCGACCACATCATCGCCATGAAGAACGGACGCATCGCGGGCGAGGGCGTCCCCGCCGACGTCATCACCGCCGCGATGGTCGAGGACGTGTTCGGACTGCGCTGTGTCGTCGGCGAGGACCCCGTCAGCCGCACGCCCATGGTCATCCCGATGGGCCGCCACCACGAGGGCACGGTGCCCGCCGCGGTGCCCGTCTCGGGCACCACCGGCTGACACGAACCGGCGGTGCCCCCAGGCTCCGTGGCCTTACGGACGGGACGTCAGATAGCCGCCCATCGTGCGGAAGTAGTCCGTCGCCGCGTACTCCGTGCCGTCCTCCGTCCGCACCCGCTTCACCACCAGCCCCGGCAGCCGCCCCGAGCGCGCCTCGGCG
Encoded proteins:
- a CDS encoding FecCD family ABC transporter permease, with protein sequence MGTSTVRAAKGPRAVLLLVLSGAALLSLCALSMAFGALGVPLDQVWHTLLGDAPSSRIDSVIWSVRLPRTALGLATGAALGLSGALMQALTRNPLADPGILGVSAGAAFAVVLSVGVLGISSVYGYIWFAFGGAFVASVLVYLLGGLGRSGSTPVKLALAGVAVTSLLFSLTSAIALTDPDALNRYRFWNAGSLANQDEEVLFRVLPFLAVGAILALACAPALNSLALGDDVAKSLGLKLGLVRVQGVVAITLLTGGAVAVIGPVVFVGLVVPHIARVLAQLAGIGPDHRWLLPLSAVLAPCLLLAADIAGRLIARPTEVQAGILVAFIGGPFFIALVRRRRLAEL
- a CDS encoding FecCD family ABC transporter permease, translated to MTTELAPGARDSASRAPSRTAARITFRLPAPPVSGVVRPRLLTVCLLLAAAAFLAFSVETSVGDIDLPLTDVMKALVGTGDPATELIVHELRLPRALAGLLVGIAFGISGALLQTVTLNPLASPDMIGITQGAGTAVVAGIVLGWDGGLGTQALGLLGALVAGLLVYVLAWKRGTTGYRIVLVGIGVAWICTSITDYLMARGQRFQAQAALGWLVGNLNGRTWEQIGPLALTMAALVPLAILLGRQIRTLQLGDDVARGLGTRVQVVRVAVLLVAVGLVAFGTATAGPVAFVALAAPQVAQRLAGTPFPPPVAAGLTGAVMVLVSDLAARKVVPDTELPVGVVTGVLGAPVLLWLLIRANRAGSGG
- a CDS encoding ABC transporter ATP-binding protein; the encoded protein is MRAEGLRLAYDDRIVVEDLDLVIPTGRVTAIVGANACGKSTLLRALARLLTPKAGAVHLDGRSVHSIPTRTLAQKLGILPQTPVAPEGLTVIDLVGRGRSPHQTWWRQWSQSDEEAVHEALRATAMTDLAHRAVDELSGGQRQRAWIAMAVAQGTPVMLLDEPTTYLDLAHQIDVLDLVTDLNRHQGRTVVMVLHDLNQACRYADHIIAMKNGRIAGEGVPADVITAAMVEDVFGLRCVVGEDPVSRTPMVIPMGRHHEGTVPAAVPVSGTTG